The following proteins come from a genomic window of Sardina pilchardus chromosome 1, fSarPil1.1, whole genome shotgun sequence:
- the ifngr1 gene encoding interferon gamma receptor 1 translates to MDLTIWYLIFGVLTCLDGAVSGRASPLSSPENVTVDCDNFDTMVYWNYSDLLIEPLFQLELKSDISDGPPETFKTMAHHANITSRLKNTNYVVYTIRIQAKNGTHSSSFSPPVKFAFDNRMKGNILCNLDFPPVTLKYAGGELTLSFKNPIHLYENTPALKYLKDNKDPNLETSELKYEVVPQSANDRTSKSSEFPEFSCPYEKSVCAETLHIPDEVDRYCVNMSGRIVRANVRPARVCAKKLQGQLQPSHIVGIACVIVTLIGAIIVLGGLVWWKNRAKTHPVLSVVPDFSGRSPAIFTNPRKAETESFSTMYVKSSLSATSEDPLLSIHSSNSSRSSADCSRFTIRPGLVTPRERGGATQVSDGEELNTVSTDWPSDRSGQDRGLSETSGGTLSSDYDSPHAHDSFVDLGGVDAEEEVRHGTSEDPGYQANLSEVLSSGGTALSGYDSPQDISVELAPGDFVDGYAVDGACSESEDAEGNGERAGQDRRGSEVSGGKALSDYDSAHDISVELVPGDLVNGYTARERLA, encoded by the exons GTCgagcctctcccctctccagtCCAGAGAATGTGACGGTGGACTGTGACAACTTTGACACGATGGTGTACTGGAATTACTCAGACCTCTTGATAGAGCCTCTTTTTCAACTAGAGCTCAAAAGCGACATtag CGATGGTCCTCCGGAGACCTTTAAGACGATGGCACACCATGCCAACATCACTAGCCGACTGAAGAACACAAACTATGTTGTGTACACCATAAGAATCCAGGCCAAGAACGGAACTCACTCATCCAGTTTCTCTCCGCCTGTTAAGTTTGCTTTTGATAACCGCATGAAGGGAAACATTCTGT GTAATCTGGACTTCCCACCTGTAACCCTGAAGTATGCGGGAGGAGAACTCACGCTGAGTTTCAAGAATCCAATTCACCTGTATGAGAACACTCCAGCCCTCAAGTATCTCAAGGACAACAAAGATCCAAACCTGGAGACGTCCGAGTTGAAATACGAAGTAGTTCCTCAG AGTGCCAATGACCGCACATCAAAGTCTTCAGAGTTTCCAGAGTTTTCCTGCCCTtatgagaagagtgtgtgtgcagagacacTGCACATTCCAGACGAAGTAGACCGCTACTGCGTCAACATGTCAGGAAGAATTGTGCGGGCAAATGTCCGCCCTGCACGAGTTTGCGCTAAGAAACTGCAGG GTCAACTACAGCCCAGTCATATCGTTGGCATCGCATGTGTGATAGTGACCCTCATCGGGGCTATCATTGTTCTGGGCGGTTTAGTATGGTGGAAGAACAGGGCCAAAACCCACCCCGTTCTTAGTGTG GTTCCAGATTTCTCCGGCCGCTCCCCAGCCATTTTTACGAACCCAAGAAAAGCTGAAACCGAAAGCTTCAGCACCATGTACGTCAAGTCGTCGCTGTCGGCGACCTCCGAGGACCCGCTCCTGTCCATCCACAGCTCcaacagcagccgcagcagtgcCGACTGCTCCCGCTTCACCATCCGCCCAGGCCTCGTCACTCCTCGGGAGCGGGGCGGAGCGACTCAGGTGAGCGACGGCGAGGAGCTGAACACCGTCTCGACCGACTGGCCGAGCGACAGGTCGGGTCAGGACCGGGGACTCTCGGAGACGTCGGGAGGAACGCTCTCGTCGGACTACGACTCGCCCCACGCCCACGACTCCTTCGTGGACTTGGGCGGGGTGGACGCGGAAGAAGAGGTGAGACACGGGACGAGCGAGGACCCAGGGTACCAAGCAAACCTCTCGGAGGTCCTCTCGTCCGGAGGGACGGCGCTGTCCGGTTACGACTCGCCGCAGGACATCTCCGTGGAGCTGGCGCCAGGGGACTTCGTGGACGGCTACGCGGTGGACGGCGCTTGCTCGGAGAGCGAGGACGCGGAGGGAAACGGCGAAAGGGCCGGTCAGGACCGGAGAGGCTCGGAGGTGTCGGGAGGAAAGGCGCTGTCCGATTACGACTCGGCGCACGATATCTCCGTGGAGCTGGTGCCAGGGGACTTGGTGAACGGCTACACAGCCAGAGAGCGTTTGGCCTGA